In Streptomyces sp. DG2A-72, one genomic interval encodes:
- a CDS encoding PAS domain-containing protein encodes MSSRPSRGAARLAAILDALPDALVLVNANGTVVNANTIALEAFETPGTALVGRGLLDLLPEFDSKLIPGSMRRPDHMDPRGRTKPTRMIARRTDGTEFPVEVTSANLENGQQAYDGYGYTSDELLMLVVRDLSGTVDTEAELARSQRQTEMILRAASEGVVGTDTDGRIVLVNPAAAQILGYRASDLGGRELHDLMLHSRADGTPFPYAESPLADTLRSGRKHRVRGQVLWSKKGEKVPVDLTTAPVRDGDQLVGAVLTFADRRPYDSLAEEKAAADRSHSQELERLGEEHASDLTALRQQHVTELEELREQHEEELAAGEDRYAALAEREKDRFEALAGRHEQLLTLLGRSLRGPLDELRRELSALAADDAGQLWPEANQVLHHLSAGYSRITQLIDNVLAYQLIDAGSEQIVRTKVMLDAVVAAGVDGAVELIGPGRVQFAVHAPPIEAEVDPARLATALAHLVADVAGVDATGNSPVSAGGYMDNTVVVAAAQRGEVVRIEVRGPYAGGDPVHEPIVRGIVRAHGGVLQTHEVPGMSGSAFVLEVPIGGGAGAVSAPAAGSAEVQEAEQTSVGGRRRARRSSVDAFLESEAPGAGESGGSEGSAPTGRRRRRAAEAEGAGTAAGTAVVPAQASGDGSGGTGRRRGRPAEGANAGTAPGAGLELTAGVSEGAVVTAAEHAAGAAASGSGLGGTVPPQGVPTSDGGAVPAGHRAQQALPAALPAVPNGTAAENAQPTGRRRRALAAANERAAAQEAAPRAVFALPPADADRAPVSAEGQTPVQIPAPGASGDALVDDGRHDAVPHDQSDDHTPPQPHPANAPTGRRRRAVAQPAAAADAAAAEPTGAPVQQGAGQGVPGQAGQAGASMPPQGAGVPALGQGLHGQGPGQAVQVPPGQPVPATQAAPGQPVPPHAPQGQPVSGHVPQGQPVPAQQAIKGAASAGQPVPGQPDVTPLPPSTQAGVPGAPQPGQAAVPGQPAVTVAPQGAAAQPQAVPTLPGQPVQTGPATQQPVPAQAGPAPAAQAAASAAQVAPGTPAQNSPAQQPGLPAPQAAGVQAAGPGPHTAPGQPLPAEAAPGVQAGGAQGTPAQPWPTADSNSGAGVPVPANAATPAPMPPNPTGAAAPANGAATPVPPNAPLPPENAAAPQRAAQPLPAEATAAAPVDPNSTQGRAISVRTLGQGVPFSRQAAQVQQAAAAPAAPPASPQTSGGRRRKLGTPPDRPDQAARPHPSGEQTSARGSRLAQSTEAAGRSYAIGAPDENAAEGPEPLDGPGGAVEVKEPPRPQPMDDELPPEPLDNPRRLLVWPAPDVTTQQALSDRGYRPVTVNSREEVDAQIAAFPAALFVDPLTGPITRTALQSLRQAAVAAQVPVMVTAGLGQATREAAYGADPAVLLKALAPRDSEQHPPRVLLIEEHAEIALALTATLERRGMQVARAASDADAVTLAGQFRPNLVVMDLMQVHRRQAGIVDWLRANGQLNRTPLVVYTAAVDQADLPRLASGETVLFLAERSTSTEVQSRIVDLLARIGTN; translated from the coding sequence GTGAGCAGCAGGCCATCCCGAGGCGCTGCTCGCCTCGCAGCCATACTGGACGCGCTTCCCGACGCGTTGGTGCTGGTCAACGCCAATGGGACCGTCGTGAATGCCAACACCATCGCGCTCGAGGCGTTTGAAACGCCGGGGACCGCGCTCGTCGGGCGAGGGCTGCTCGACCTGCTGCCGGAGTTCGACTCCAAGCTCATTCCGGGGTCCATGCGGCGCCCCGATCACATGGATCCGCGCGGGCGGACCAAGCCGACGCGGATGATCGCCCGCCGGACGGACGGCACCGAGTTCCCCGTCGAGGTCACCAGCGCGAACCTGGAGAACGGGCAGCAGGCCTACGACGGCTACGGCTACACCTCCGACGAGCTGTTGATGCTCGTCGTACGGGACCTGTCGGGCACGGTCGACACCGAGGCCGAGCTGGCACGTTCCCAGCGGCAGACCGAGATGATTCTGCGGGCCGCGTCCGAGGGTGTGGTGGGGACGGACACCGATGGGCGGATCGTGCTCGTCAATCCGGCTGCCGCTCAGATACTGGGTTATCGGGCCAGTGATCTCGGCGGACGCGAGCTGCACGACCTCATGCTGCACTCGCGCGCCGACGGCACGCCGTTCCCGTACGCGGAGTCCCCGCTCGCCGACACCCTGCGCTCCGGGCGCAAGCATCGGGTGCGCGGGCAGGTGTTGTGGTCGAAGAAGGGCGAGAAGGTCCCGGTCGACCTGACGACCGCGCCGGTGCGCGACGGTGATCAGCTCGTCGGTGCCGTGCTGACCTTCGCCGACCGGCGGCCGTACGACAGCCTCGCCGAGGAGAAGGCCGCCGCCGACAGGAGCCACTCTCAGGAACTGGAGCGGCTCGGCGAAGAGCACGCCTCCGATCTCACCGCGCTGCGCCAGCAGCACGTCACCGAGCTCGAGGAGCTGCGCGAGCAGCACGAGGAGGAGCTCGCCGCCGGCGAGGACCGGTACGCCGCGCTCGCCGAGCGCGAGAAGGACCGGTTCGAGGCGCTCGCCGGGCGGCATGAGCAGCTGCTGACGCTGCTCGGGCGGTCCCTGCGCGGGCCGCTCGACGAGTTGCGGCGGGAGCTGTCGGCTCTTGCCGCCGATGACGCCGGGCAGCTTTGGCCCGAGGCCAACCAAGTGCTCCATCATCTGTCCGCCGGGTACTCGCGGATCACCCAGCTCATCGACAACGTCCTCGCGTATCAGCTGATCGACGCGGGCAGCGAGCAGATCGTCCGTACGAAGGTGATGCTCGACGCCGTCGTCGCCGCGGGTGTCGACGGGGCCGTCGAGCTGATCGGGCCGGGGCGCGTGCAGTTCGCCGTCCACGCGCCGCCCATCGAGGCCGAGGTCGATCCGGCCCGCCTGGCCACCGCGCTCGCGCATCTCGTCGCGGATGTCGCCGGGGTCGACGCGACCGGCAACTCGCCCGTGTCCGCGGGCGGTTATATGGACAACACCGTTGTGGTGGCGGCGGCTCAGCGCGGTGAGGTCGTACGGATCGAGGTGCGGGGGCCGTACGCCGGGGGAGACCCGGTGCACGAGCCGATCGTCCGCGGGATCGTGCGGGCGCACGGCGGTGTGCTGCAGACGCATGAGGTGCCGGGGATGAGCGGGAGCGCGTTCGTCCTCGAGGTGCCGATCGGCGGCGGGGCGGGGGCTGTGTCGGCCCCGGCCGCCGGGTCCGCCGAGGTTCAGGAGGCTGAGCAGACCTCCGTCGGTGGGCGGCGGCGGGCGCGGCGGTCCTCCGTGGACGCCTTCCTGGAGAGCGAGGCGCCGGGCGCCGGTGAGTCCGGTGGCTCCGAGGGTTCGGCGCCCACCGGGCGGCGCCGGAGGCGTGCGGCCGAGGCCGAGGGGGCGGGTACGGCTGCGGGCACGGCCGTTGTTCCGGCTCAGGCTTCGGGCGACGGGTCCGGCGGTACCGGGCGGCGTCGGGGGCGGCCTGCCGAGGGTGCGAATGCGGGTACGGCGCCCGGTGCGGGACTTGAGCTCACTGCCGGGGTGTCCGAGGGTGCCGTCGTCACGGCCGCCGAGCATGCCGCCGGGGCCGCGGCCTCCGGGTCCGGCCTGGGCGGTACGGTTCCGCCGCAGGGCGTGCCCACGTCCGACGGTGGTGCCGTGCCCGCGGGGCACCGGGCCCAGCAGGCGTTGCCGGCCGCGCTGCCCGCCGTTCCCAACGGGACCGCCGCGGAGAACGCGCAGCCGACCGGGCGGCGCCGGCGTGCCCTGGCCGCCGCCAACGAACGTGCCGCCGCTCAGGAAGCGGCCCCGCGCGCGGTGTTCGCCCTGCCGCCCGCCGACGCCGACCGGGCGCCCGTGAGCGCCGAGGGGCAGACGCCCGTACAGATTCCCGCTCCCGGTGCGTCCGGGGACGCCCTGGTCGACGACGGCCGGCACGACGCCGTACCGCACGACCAGTCCGACGACCACACCCCGCCACAGCCGCACCCCGCGAACGCGCCGACGGGGCGTCGGCGGAGGGCGGTCGCCCAGCCGGCGGCTGCAGCGGATGCAGCGGCGGCGGAGCCGACGGGGGCTCCGGTGCAGCAGGGTGCCGGGCAGGGTGTGCCCGGGCAGGCGGGGCAGGCCGGTGCGAGCATGCCGCCCCAGGGCGCCGGGGTTCCGGCCCTTGGGCAGGGGCTTCACGGACAGGGGCCGGGGCAGGCCGTGCAGGTGCCACCCGGGCAGCCGGTCCCGGCGACGCAGGCGGCACCGGGACAACCGGTTCCGCCACACGCGCCCCAAGGGCAACCGGTTTCCGGGCATGTGCCCCAAGGGCAACCGGTTCCGGCACAACAGGCGATCAAAGGCGCAGCCTCCGCAGGGCAGCCAGTCCCCGGTCAGCCCGACGTGACTCCGTTGCCCCCGTCGACGCAAGCCGGCGTTCCCGGCGCACCCCAGCCAGGACAGGCAGCCGTCCCCGGTCAGCCCGCCGTGACCGTGGCTCCGCAGGGTGCCGCGGCTCAGCCTCAGGCCGTACCGACGCTCCCCGGTCAGCCGGTGCAGACGGGCCCGGCGACGCAGCAGCCGGTCCCCGCGCAGGCAGGTCCCGCGCCCGCGGCCCAGGCTGCTGCCTCGGCGGCCCAAGTCGCCCCAGGCACCCCCGCGCAGAACTCCCCCGCACAGCAGCCCGGCCTCCCCGCTCCGCAGGCCGCCGGCGTCCAGGCGGCAGGTCCTGGCCCGCACACCGCCCCCGGTCAGCCGCTTCCCGCGGAAGCCGCGCCCGGTGTGCAGGCCGGTGGGGCTCAGGGCACGCCCGCCCAGCCGTGGCCCACGGCCGACAGCAACTCCGGCGCGGGCGTCCCCGTACCGGCGAACGCGGCCACCCCCGCGCCGATGCCGCCGAACCCGACCGGCGCCGCCGCGCCTGCCAACGGCGCCGCCACCCCCGTACCGCCGAACGCGCCCCTGCCGCCCGAGAACGCCGCCGCGCCGCAGCGGGCCGCTCAGCCGCTGCCCGCCGAGGCGACCGCCGCCGCCCCCGTGGACCCCAACTCCACGCAGGGTCGGGCGATCAGTGTGCGGACGTTGGGGCAGGGGGTGCCGTTCAGCAGGCAGGCGGCGCAGGTGCAGCAGGCGGCGGCCGCGCCGGCGGCCCCACCGGCCTCGCCGCAGACGAGCGGCGGCCGGCGACGGAAGCTGGGAACACCGCCCGACCGGCCCGACCAGGCGGCCCGGCCGCATCCCTCGGGCGAGCAGACGTCGGCCCGCGGTTCCCGGCTGGCGCAGTCCACCGAGGCCGCCGGACGGTCTTACGCCATAGGCGCACCGGACGAGAACGCCGCCGAGGGGCCCGAGCCGCTGGACGGTCCCGGTGGGGCCGTCGAGGTGAAGGAACCGCCGCGTCCGCAGCCGATGGACGACGAGTTGCCGCCGGAGCCGCTGGACAATCCGCGCCGGCTGCTGGTGTGGCCCGCGCCGGACGTGACCACGCAGCAGGCGCTGAGCGATCGCGGGTACCGGCCGGTCACCGTGAACTCGCGCGAAGAGGTCGACGCGCAGATCGCGGCCTTCCCCGCCGCGCTGTTCGTCGATCCGCTGACCGGGCCGATCACACGGACGGCACTGCAGTCGTTGCGGCAGGCGGCCGTGGCCGCGCAGGTGCCGGTCATGGTCACGGCCGGGCTCGGACAGGCGACGCGGGAGGCGGCATACGGCGCCGATCCCGCCGTACTCCTGAAGGCGCTCGCGCCCCGCGACAGTGAGCAGCATCCGCCGCGTGTGCTGCTGATCGAGGAGCATGCGGAGATCGCGCTGGCGCTGACCGCGACGCTGGAGCGGCGCGGGATGCAGGTGGCGCGGGCGGCGAGCGATGCCGACGCGGTGACGCTGGCGGGGCAGTTCCGGCCGAACCTCGTCGTGATGGATCTGATGCAGGTGCATCGCCGGCAGGCCGGGATCGTCGACTGGCTGCGCGCGAACGGGCAGCTCAACCGCACCCCGCTCGTCGTCTACACCGCCGCCGTGGACCAGGCGGATCTGCCGCGGCTGGCGTCGGGCGAGACCGTGTTGTTCCTCGCCGAGCGGTCCACGAGTACGGAGGTGCAGAGCCGGATCGTGGACCTGCTCGCGCGGATCGGGACGAACTAG
- a CDS encoding TetR family transcriptional regulator, which yields MAARDPEATRARIFDAAVAEFARYGIAGARMDRIATAARANKQLIYAYFGNKAELFARVLEKKMLDLAVSVPVDPDDIEGWIDRLMDYHAAHPELLRLLFWEGLEYGTAELPDESERQDHYARKVAALQDGQDRGVVTDAIPARDLLFLLIALANWTMVVPQMSRILVGGEDNDRDRLRTSIKEAARRLTAR from the coding sequence ATGGCAGCAAGAGACCCCGAAGCCACCAGGGCCCGGATCTTCGACGCGGCGGTCGCCGAGTTCGCCCGGTACGGCATCGCGGGCGCCCGCATGGACCGCATCGCCACCGCGGCCAGGGCCAACAAGCAGCTGATCTACGCCTACTTCGGCAACAAGGCCGAGCTGTTCGCGCGCGTCCTCGAGAAGAAGATGCTGGACCTCGCCGTCTCCGTCCCGGTCGACCCGGACGACATCGAGGGCTGGATCGACCGCCTGATGGACTACCACGCCGCCCACCCCGAGCTGCTGCGCCTGCTCTTCTGGGAGGGCCTGGAGTACGGCACCGCTGAACTGCCCGACGAGTCCGAACGCCAGGACCACTACGCCCGCAAGGTCGCCGCCCTCCAGGACGGCCAGGACCGGGGCGTCGTCACCGACGCCATCCCGGCCCGCGACCTGCTGTTCCTCCTGATCGCGCTGGCCAACTGGACCATGGTCGTCCCCCAGATGAGCCGCATCCTGGTCGGCGGCGAGGACAACGACCGCGACCGCTTGCGGACGTCGATCAAGGAGGCGGCGCGGAGACTGACGGCCCGCTAG
- a CDS encoding MFS transporter — MSSAVPSRNTAVASPGHRTDGSQQAQQAQQAQQGRQGRESKAPTLFLVLLAVCTAVTAANIYIAAPLLPLIARDFGTTPSGVAWIASVAQFGYAAGLLFFAPLGDSVNRRRLVTVLSLATTLALLAGAAAPGTDALAAAVFIASAATVVPQLLVPLVAARAPAARRARHVAAVIAGLFTGIVAARVLGGLVGQAFGWRVVFIGAAVLTAVLGLATALVLPDEGRRRTGPLFAGLVSLPGVVRRSPDLWRACLRQAGMYGAWSALWTSLALLLTGESYDLTTATAGLFGLFGLAASAVAPLAGGLVDRYGAAKVVRSAFLLAAVSVPLFWLGGQVMWALFVAAIVIHAALVASHIANQTLALTTTSTPATANTAYVVAGFAGGAIASALAGSAFSHWGWGGVCAVAGVWLVLGWVTTSVRR, encoded by the coding sequence ATGTCGTCAGCCGTCCCCAGCCGGAACACGGCCGTCGCCTCGCCGGGCCACCGGACAGACGGGAGCCAGCAGGCCCAGCAGGCCCAGCAGGCCCAGCAAGGCCGGCAAGGCCGGGAATCCAAGGCCCCCACCCTCTTCCTGGTCCTCCTCGCCGTCTGCACCGCCGTCACGGCCGCCAACATCTACATCGCCGCCCCACTGCTCCCCCTCATCGCACGCGACTTCGGCACGACGCCCTCGGGCGTGGCCTGGATCGCCTCGGTCGCGCAGTTCGGCTACGCCGCCGGCCTGCTCTTCTTCGCCCCACTCGGCGACAGCGTGAACCGGCGCCGTCTGGTCACCGTGCTCTCTCTGGCCACCACGCTGGCGCTGCTCGCGGGTGCCGCGGCCCCCGGAACGGACGCCCTCGCAGCCGCGGTGTTCATCGCCTCCGCCGCGACCGTCGTACCGCAGCTGCTCGTCCCGCTGGTCGCGGCCCGCGCCCCTGCCGCACGTCGCGCCCGGCATGTCGCCGCCGTCATCGCGGGGCTGTTCACCGGGATCGTCGCCGCGCGGGTTCTCGGCGGGCTGGTCGGACAGGCCTTCGGCTGGCGGGTGGTGTTCATCGGGGCCGCGGTACTGACCGCCGTACTCGGTCTGGCCACCGCGCTCGTCCTGCCGGACGAGGGGCGTCGGCGTACGGGACCGCTGTTCGCCGGGCTCGTCTCGTTGCCGGGAGTCGTGCGCCGCTCGCCCGACCTGTGGCGCGCATGCCTGCGGCAGGCCGGGATGTACGGCGCCTGGAGCGCCCTGTGGACCTCGCTCGCCCTGCTGCTGACCGGGGAGTCGTACGACCTGACCACTGCCACCGCCGGGCTCTTCGGCCTCTTCGGTCTCGCGGCCAGCGCGGTCGCGCCGCTGGCGGGCGGCCTCGTGGACCGCTACGGCGCCGCCAAGGTCGTACGGTCCGCGTTTCTCCTCGCCGCCGTGTCCGTGCCGCTCTTCTGGCTCGGCGGGCAGGTGATGTGGGCCCTGTTCGTCGCCGCCATCGTGATCCACGCGGCCCTGGTCGCCTCCCACATCGCCAACCAGACGCTCGCCCTGACCACCACCTCCACCCCGGCCACTGCCAACACCGCCTATGTGGTGGCCGGTTTCGCGGGCGGCGCGATCGCTTCCGCGCTCGCCGGGAGCGCCTTCAGCCACTGGGGCTGGGGCGGCGTGTGCGCGGTGGCGGGGGTGTGGCTGGTGTTGGGGTGGGTGACTACTTCGGTACGGCGGTGA